One genomic segment of Vibrio quintilis includes these proteins:
- a CDS encoding FAD:protein FMN transferase, with protein MMKILNISLKPYWLAVIVLPFFLLISGCSEPPKIEKVSGYAQGTTYHISWWSEKPVPTETISGQFDQMLAVIDKELSTYRPDSFISRWNHNPSTDWQPASADFIHLLSVAKMIHHKTNGCYDPTIGPLFALWGFKKDVLQVPEQQKIAAVQAGIGIDKVEINDDGLRIRKTLPGLQLDFSSMGEGYTIGKLSQILEMNGITNYLVEFGGDMKIRGHKPEGQKWRIAIERPIPSKDKRVPYQIVVIEDENGVTLDTSGTYHHSFDADGKAYSHILDPRTGAPVTHDLVSASVFGQVSEVSDAWATAMLCLGPEAGREIADKENLPVFFIQSQQDKLVASQSKALAASKRVQLVQQ; from the coding sequence ATGATGAAAATACTGAATATCAGTCTGAAGCCATACTGGCTTGCTGTGATTGTACTTCCCTTTTTTTTGCTCATCAGTGGTTGTAGTGAGCCACCCAAAATCGAAAAAGTTTCCGGGTATGCACAGGGCACGACCTATCATATTAGCTGGTGGTCGGAAAAACCGGTGCCGACAGAGACGATCAGCGGCCAGTTTGACCAGATGCTGGCAGTGATTGATAAAGAACTTTCGACTTACCGGCCGGACTCATTTATTTCGCGCTGGAATCACAACCCATCCACAGACTGGCAACCAGCTTCGGCAGATTTTATCCATTTGCTTTCCGTTGCGAAGATGATTCATCACAAGACGAATGGGTGTTATGACCCGACCATCGGTCCATTATTTGCGTTGTGGGGATTTAAAAAAGATGTGTTACAGGTGCCTGAACAGCAAAAGATAGCCGCGGTTCAGGCCGGAATCGGTATTGATAAAGTCGAGATTAATGATGATGGGTTGCGGATCCGTAAAACATTGCCGGGCTTGCAGCTGGACTTTTCTTCCATGGGTGAGGGCTACACGATTGGCAAATTAAGTCAGATACTGGAAATGAATGGCATCACAAACTATCTGGTGGAATTTGGTGGTGATATGAAAATCCGGGGTCATAAACCTGAAGGTCAGAAATGGCGTATCGCCATTGAACGTCCGATTCCCTCGAAAGACAAACGGGTACCTTATCAGATTGTTGTGATAGAAGATGAAAATGGTGTCACGCTCGATACATCAGGGACTTATCACCATTCATTTGATGCAGACGGAAAAGCGTATTCTCATATTCTGGACCCGCGTACCGGTGCGCCGGTAACACATGATTTGGTTTCTGCTTCGGTATTCGGTCAGGTTTCTGAGGTGAGTGATGCATGGGCGACAGCTATGTTGTGTCTGGGGCCGGAAGCCGGGCGGGAAATTGCGGATAAAGAAAATCTGCCGGTTTTCTTTATACAGTCTCAGCAGGACAAGCTGGTGGCTTCCCAAAGTAAGGCACTGGCAGCCTCAAAACGGGTGCAACTGGTTCAGCAATAG